In the genome of Amaranthus tricolor cultivar Red isolate AtriRed21 chromosome 15, ASM2621246v1, whole genome shotgun sequence, one region contains:
- the LOC130801414 gene encoding MLP-like protein 43: MGLQGKMEVEVDIKSCGDVFHELWSTKPHHVSNIVPDKIHGCDVHEGDYGHVGSIILWTYTHDGRKCTAKEEIEAIDEENKLIRLKIIEGEILEEFKNFTCTIHVIDKGEICGVKWIFEFEKIHDHGPYPTDLMDFAIGITRDIESHHLQA; this comes from the exons ATGGGTCTTCAAGGGAAAATGGAAGTTGAAGTTGATATTAAGTCATGTGGAGATGTGTTTCATGAATTATGGAGCACCAAACCACACCATGTTTCCAACATTGTTCCTGACAAAATTCATGGTTGTGATGTTCATGAGGGTGATTATGGTCACGTCGGTTCCATCATATTGTGGACTTACACCCAtg ATGGGAGAAAATGTACTGCTAAAGAAGAAATAGAAGCTATAGATGAAGAAAACAAGTTGATAAGACTCAAAATTATTGAAGGAGAGATTTTGGAAGAGTTCAAGAATTTTACATGTACTATTCATGTAATTGACAAGGGTGAAATTTGTGGTGTAAAATGGATCTTTGAGTTTGAGAAGATCCATGATCATGGACCTTATCCAACGGATCTCATGGACTTTGCTATCGGAATTACTAGAGATATTGAGTCTCACCATCTCCAAGCATGA
- the LOC130801463 gene encoding adenylate isopentenyltransferase 5, chloroplastic-like, with translation MNISSSFGETCAKSLINYHNELNASFNIHIYNNNHIYKDKVIFVMGATGTGKSKLSIDIANHIPAEIINCDKIQVYKGLNTLTNKVTQEESQGIRHHLLGFIDDPNADYNVTHFRNDAILAIESIIEQNKHPIIVGGSNSFIESLINGDSYFMSRYECCFLWVDVNLPVLDRFVSKRVDQMVESGLVDEVREIFDPEGDYTRGIRRAIGVPELDRFLRAEKDGFVDKGALDILLKIAIDEIKVNTYNLACRQVNKIRKMKDFWGWDLHHIDATDAFLKDKTEERNEAWERLVVRPSVLCVRDFLRATRSSGMQSKSKAPSTTVIKEVVSSMATVPAVI, from the coding sequence ATGAATATCTCTTCTTCCTTTGGTGAAACATGTGCAAAATCCCTAATAAATTATCATAATGAGCTTAACGCAAGCTTTAACATTCACATTTATAACAATAATCACATTTACAAAGACAAAGTCATTTTTGTAATGGGCGCAACAGGAACAGGGAAATCCAAACTATCCATCGACATAGCAAATCATATCCCAGCTGAAATAATAAATTGTGATAAAATCCAAGTCTACAAAGGTCTTAATACTCTCACAAATAAAGTCACCCAAGAAGAATCTCAAGGCATACGCCATCACTTGTTAGGGTTCATAGATGACCCAAATGCTGATTATAACGTAACCCATTTTCGAAATGACGCTATTCTTGCAATTGAATCGATTATCGAACAAAATAAGCATCCAATTATTGTGGGTGGTTCAAATTCATTCATTGAATCATTAATTAATGGTGATTCTTATTTTATGTCAAGATATGAGTGTTGTTTTCTCTGGGTTGATGTTAATTTACCTGTTCTTGATCGATTTGTTTCAAAACGGGTCGATCAAATGGTTGAATCGGGTTTGGTTGATGAAGTTAGGGAGATATTTGACCCGGAAGGGGATTATACGCGAGGTATAAGACGTGCGATTGGAGTGCCAGAATTGGATCGTTTTCTTAGGGCTGAAAAAGATGGGTTTGTTGATAAGGGTGCATTGGATATTCTTCTTAAGATTGCTATTGATGAAATTAAGGTTAATACGTATAATCTTGCTTGTCGTCAAGTGAATAAAATACGTAAAATGAAAGATTTTTGGGGGTGGGATTTGCACCATATTGATGCTACTGACGCTTTTCTTAAGGATAAAACAGAGGAAAGGAATGAAGCGTGGGAAAGACTTGTTGTTCGTCCAAGTGTGTTGTGTGTGAGAGATTTTCTACGCGCCACTAGAAGTAGTGGCATGCAGAGCAAGTCTAAAGCACCGAGCACCACTGTTATTAAAGAAGTGGTATCGTCTATGGCGACAGTGCCAGCTGTCATTTGA